In the genome of Candidatus Acetothermia bacterium, the window AATGTTCGGGAACATCCCAACCACGCCGCACCGTCTCCCGATCTCCCGGTGCACCCACCACACCTTCTTACCCGTACGAGCCTTGCCCGCCACCTTCACAAACCCAACGCTAGCCACCTAGGGAGCCTCATCGCCATGTCCTACCTGCTCGCTGGCAGGCACGACCGCGGCTGGCCTACGTGAAACAGGAGGGAGCCGCTTGGTCTCACACACCTGCTGGACACCATTTGGCCTGAGGTAATGGTGGCACGCTATACTTCTATGGTGATCGGGGATGCCTGCGAAGGTTCCGTTGGAACGCGTTGGTCAGTTGATGAAGGCCGTTCTCTTGGAGCTCAGGAATGCGGGCGGTGAGGCACGGATCCGGGACCTGTTAACGGCGGTCGAGCCGAAGCTGAGCCTTTCCACGTACGAAAAGGCACCCTATGAAAAGTCTGGTTGGATCCGATGGAAA includes:
- a CDS encoding transposase translates to MHREIGRRCGVVGMFPNIASVLRLIGAGKEVTAV